DNA from Nocardioides seonyuensis:
CCGCACGAAGCTGGCGCGCCACGCCGAGACCAACGACCCGGCGGACCTTCCCAGCCGGACCGTCACCGACCTGGTCGAGGCTGGTCACCTCGGGCGCAAGACCGGCCGCGGCTTCTACACCTACGACACCCCCGACCAGACCACAGGAGCCTGACATGGACCTGTCACTCACCGACGAGCAGCGCAGCTTCCAGCAGCTGGCTCGCGACTTCCTCGACAAGGAGGTCGTGCCCCACCGCGCGCAGTGGGACCGCGACGAGTCCGTCGACACGAAGATCATCCCCATGCTCGGCGAGATCGGCTTCTTCGGCCTCACCATCCCCGAGCAGTACGGCGGCCTCGGCGGCGACTACATCACCTACTGCATCGGCATGGAGGAGCTGGGTCGCGCCGACTCCTCGGTCCGCGGCATCGTGTCCGTCTCCATGGGACTGGTGGGCAAGGTGATCCTGTCCCACGGCACGGAGGAGCAGAAGCAGGAGTGGCTGCCCGGCATCGCCGACGGCACCAGGCTCGCCTGCTTCGGCCTCACCGAGCCCGACAACGGCTCCGACCCGGGCAACCTGAAGACCCGGGCGACCCGCCAGGGTGGCGACTACGTCATCACCGGGTCGAAGATCTTCATCACCAACGGCACCTGGGCCGACGTCTGCCTGGTGTTCGCCCGCACCGGCGGCCCGGGGCCCAAGGGCATCTCTGCCTTCCTGGTGCCGACCGACACTCCCGGCTTCGGCCGCACCGAGATCCACGGCAAGCTCGGCCTGCGTGGCCAGGCCACCGCCGAGCTGTCCTTCGAGGACGTGCGCGTTCCCGCGTCGGCCATGCTCGGTGAGGAGGGGCAGGGCTTCTCGATCGCCATGCACTCCCTCGACAAGGGCCGGGTCTCGGTCGCGGCTGGCTGCACCGGCATCGTCCAGGGCTGCCTGGAGGCCGTCGTCGACTACTCCAAGGAGCGCAAGCAGTTCGGCCGTCCTCTGGCATCGTTCCAGATGATCCAGGACATGATCGCCCAGATCTCGGTCGACGCCGATGCCTCGCGTCTCCTCACCTGGCGGGCCGCCGACCTGATCGAGCGCGGCGAGCCGTTCGGCGTGGAGGCGTCCAAGGCGAAGTACTTCGCCTCGGAGGCGGCCGTCAAGGCGGCCAACCTCGCGATCTCCGCCTTCGGCGGCTACGGCTACGTCGATGAGTACCCCGTCCAGAAATACATGCGCGACGCACGCGTGATGACCCTCTACGAGGGCACGTCGCAGATCCAGAAGCTGCTCATCGGGCGTGCCGAGACCGGCATCAGCGCCTTCCTCTGAAAGGACACCTCATGGCCACCACCCCGCAGTCCCCGCTGGGCTTCTTCGGCACCGACTCCCTCCTCGGCGAGGACGACATCGCCATCCGCGACACCGTCCGCAAGTACGTCGAGGACAAGGTCAAGCCGCAGCTCGCCGGCTGGTACGAGTCCGCCTCCATCCCGGCCCGCGAGCTCGCGAAGGAGCTGGGCGACCTCGGCGTGCTCGGGATGCACCTCGAGGGCTACGGCTGCACGGGCACCAGCGCCACTGCGTACGGGCTGGCCTGCATGGAGCTCGAGGCCGGCGACTCCGGGCTCCGTTCCCTGGTGTCGGTGCAGGGCTCCCTGGCGATGTTCGCGATCTGGAAGCACGGGTCTGAGGAGCAGAAGCAGGAGTGGCTGCCCCGCATGGCCGCCGGCGACGCGATCGGCTGCTTCGGCCTGACCGAGCCGGACTTCGGCTCCAACCCCTCAGGCATGCGCACCCGCGCGAAGAAGGACGGCGACGACTGGGTGCTGTCGGGCAACAAGATGTGGATCACCAACGGGTCGGTGGCCGACGTCGCGGTCGTGTGGGCACAGACCGACGAGGGCATCCGCGGCTTCGTGGTGCCCACCGACACGCCGGGCTTCTCGGCTCCCGAGATCAAGCAGAAGATGTCGTTGCGTGCCTCGGTGACCTCCGAGCTCGTGCTCGACAACGTGCGGCTGCCCGACTCGGCCGTGCTGCCGGACGTCACCGGGCTCTCCGGCCCGCTGTCGTGCCTCAACGAGGCCCGTTTCGGCATCGTGTTCGGAGCCCTCGGCGCGGCTCGTGACTGCCTCGAGACGGCGATCGCCTACGCCAACGACCGTGACATCTTCGACAAGCCGCTGTCGGCCTTCCAGCTCACCCAGGCCAAGATCGCCGACATGTCCCTCGAGCTCGGCAAGGGCATGCTGCTCGCCCTGCACCTCGGCCGCCTCAAGGACGCCGGCACCCTCGACCACCGCCAGGTCAGTCTCGGCAAGCTCAACAACACCCGCGAGGCCATCGCGATCGCCCGCGAGTGCCGCACCATCCTCGGTGCCGCCGGCATCACCTTGGAGTACCCGATCATGCGTCACGCGAACAACCTCGAGTCCGTGCTCACCTACGAGGGGACCTCCGAGGTGCACCAGCTGGTGATCGGCCAGGCCCTGACCGGACACGCCGCCTACCGCTGACCACCGACGCCTTCACATCGACTTCGGTCGACATGGGCAAGGGCTTGGACCGATGTGCTTCACTGACGCCCACGGAGGGGAGTAGTCCCCGCTGGTGATCGTCACTACGGTGTCGCCGTTCGGCACCCGGTCACCAGGGCCCAGCGGCCGACGAGACCTCCAGTCGATGGACTGGAGGACGTCATGGATGCACCCCTGTGGCTCTGGATCGCGGTGCTCGGCGCGGTTCTGGTGATGCTGCTGATCGATCTGTTGGCCCACCGTCACGCTCACGTGATCGGCGTGCGCGAGGCGGCTCTCTGGTCGCTCTTCTGGGTCGCCTGCGGTGTCGGTTTCGGCGCCCTGGTGTGGTGGCAGTACGGCGCTGACCTCGGCCAGCAGTACTTCGCCGGCTACCTGATCGAGAAGTCGCTGGCCGTGGACAACGTGTTCGTCTGGGCGATCATCTTCACCTACTTCGCAGTTCCCCCGCAGTACCAGCACCGGGTGCTCTTCCTCGGCGTGCTCGGGGCGCTGGTCTTCCGCGGTGCCTTCATCGCCGCGGGGTCGGTGCTGATCGCCAGCTTCAGCTGGGTGATCTACCTGTTCGCAGGATTCCTGCT
Protein-coding regions in this window:
- a CDS encoding acyl-CoA dehydrogenase family protein, giving the protein MDLSLTDEQRSFQQLARDFLDKEVVPHRAQWDRDESVDTKIIPMLGEIGFFGLTIPEQYGGLGGDYITYCIGMEELGRADSSVRGIVSVSMGLVGKVILSHGTEEQKQEWLPGIADGTRLACFGLTEPDNGSDPGNLKTRATRQGGDYVITGSKIFITNGTWADVCLVFARTGGPGPKGISAFLVPTDTPGFGRTEIHGKLGLRGQATAELSFEDVRVPASAMLGEEGQGFSIAMHSLDKGRVSVAAGCTGIVQGCLEAVVDYSKERKQFGRPLASFQMIQDMIAQISVDADASRLLTWRAADLIERGEPFGVEASKAKYFASEAAVKAANLAISAFGGYGYVDEYPVQKYMRDARVMTLYEGTSQIQKLLIGRAETGISAFL
- a CDS encoding acyl-CoA dehydrogenase family protein, producing the protein MATTPQSPLGFFGTDSLLGEDDIAIRDTVRKYVEDKVKPQLAGWYESASIPARELAKELGDLGVLGMHLEGYGCTGTSATAYGLACMELEAGDSGLRSLVSVQGSLAMFAIWKHGSEEQKQEWLPRMAAGDAIGCFGLTEPDFGSNPSGMRTRAKKDGDDWVLSGNKMWITNGSVADVAVVWAQTDEGIRGFVVPTDTPGFSAPEIKQKMSLRASVTSELVLDNVRLPDSAVLPDVTGLSGPLSCLNEARFGIVFGALGAARDCLETAIAYANDRDIFDKPLSAFQLTQAKIADMSLELGKGMLLALHLGRLKDAGTLDHRQVSLGKLNNTREAIAIARECRTILGAAGITLEYPIMRHANNLESVLTYEGTSEVHQLVIGQALTGHAAYR